The nucleotide window TTCTGCCATCATGCACTGCTTTGTAGTCAGATCACATcaaaatacactgatcagccacaacattaaaaccactgaaaggtgaagtgaataacatttgattatcttgttacatTGGCACCTGTTaaagggtgggatatattaggcagcaagtgaacagtcaattcttgaatttcatgtgttgaaagcaggaaaaatggtcaagcgtaaggatctgagcgactttgacaagagccaaattgtgatggctagacgactgggtcagagcatctccaaaatccAGGATCTGatctgttggaagatgaacctttgccccagtctgaggtccagagcgctctggagcaggttttcatcaaggatgtctctgtacattgctgcattcatctttccctcgatcctgactagtctcccagttcctgccactgaaaaacatccccacagcatgatgctgccaccaccatgcttcactgtagggatggtattggccaggtaatgagcggtgcctggtttcctccagacatgatgcttgccattcaggccaaagagttcagtctttgtttcttatggtctgggagtccttcaggtgccttttggcaaactccaggcaggctgtcatgtgccttttactgaggagtggcttccgtctggccactctaccatacaggcctgattggtggagtgctgcagagatggttgttcttctggaaggttctcctctcttcaCAGAGAAACgctagagctctgtcagagtgaccatcgggttcttggtcacctccctgactaaggcccttctcccccgatcgctcagtttggccgggcggccagctctaggaagagtcctggtggttccaaacttcttccatttacggatgatggaggccactgtgctcattgggaccttcaatgctgcagaaatttttctgtacccttccccagatctgtgccttgatacaatcctgtctcggaggtctacagacaattcattGGACTTCATGGCATGGTTTGTTCTCTGACATGCaccgttaactgtgggaccttatatagacagttgtgtgcctttccaaatcatgtccaatcaactgaatttaccacaggtggactccagtcaagttgtagaaacatctcagggatgatcagtggaaacaggatgcacctgagctcaattttgagtgtcatgtcaaaggctgtgaatacttatgtacatgtgatttttatttttttttattttttttttaataaatttgcaaagatttcaaacaaacttctttcacgttgtcattatggggtattgtttgtagaattttgaggaaattaatgaatttaatccattttggaataaggctgtgacataacaaaatgtggaaaaagtgaagcgctgtgaatactttccggatgcactgtataataaaGTATAAAGATGagtgatatgaacagatgaggtgtcactgtcaaaaagtcattgtgacacagtaacactggcacaagtaataAATTATGGTTCAGCAACACAGACGAGATATGTTCAAAAACTAGATATAATACATATTATCTCCAAAACAGCTCTATATAATGTATCATTAGGCATATAGATCcatgttgaaaaaataaaataacatcccCAACACTACACCTCTGCCTACCCCTGGTTGCTATTGCTAGGATAATTTTGGCCTTGTCGGTGTTCAATAATGTACTTcaataacaaaaaattataatgataaaaataattaccggtcaaaagttttgaaacacttgactgaaatgtttctcatgatcttaaaaatcttttgatctgaaggcgtatgcttaaatgtttgaaatgagttttgtagacaaaaatataattgtgccaacataatttatttcataataaaaccaaaatttttatttaattcccatatttccatttatgttattccatagttgtgatgactttactattattctaaaatgtgaaaaaaataacataaattataataaagaataagtgtttcaaaacttttgactggttgagcgtgtgtgtgtgtgtgtgtgtgtgtgtgtgtgtgtgtgtgtgtgtgtatatatatatatatatatatatatatatatatatatatatatatatatatattaatagaaATCCCCCACTGCCCACCACAATTTGCTTAATGATTGACAAGTTCAATTAGTGATAACTAAATGATTAGTAGTTAAATACTAATTGTTATATGATTagttcaataaaaacaaaaacaaaaaaaaaacatgatggtTCTTCAACACTACACCTTTAAGGAATTGCCATAGCTCTTTACggcaatatatttttatgtatgtaaattTGACGTCTTACGTAATAAATGATGTCATCACGTAATTTAGCTACTTTTAGCGACATTTCAGCGAGCCTTTGGCGACTTCCCATGAgaaatagttggcaacactggagCTATAAAATACCGGGTGAAGAGCTGTTGAccactccttttctgttatactgtgctgcctttgtagatttgtataataattagTAGCAGTTACTAAAGTTTGGAATCACCAAATGTTTGAATATTCAGTACTTTTTCTGAAGCAcgcacagaccatgtttatctgtcttttatCACATCTTATTGCAATtttataatcacatatgaccatattgcCATTTTGGTGTTATTCTGATTAATTGTGCTGCCCAGAAGGATTGTGATAATTAGTCTGCTGATACattttttatgaaacatttaatggccaaataaaaagtacattaaaatcattgtgatattcacgatattgcttaattttatatcatcagcCAAACATCGCGAttatatcatgaatattcaatatattgcccagccctaatatgAAACAGCCATTAAAGAAGCTTTTCTAAGAATCATCTCCCGCTCTTCACACTCGTATTCAGTGACCTGCGGCAGATTATGACTCTTCTTTCACTCAGATTCATGAGTTGTGAACTCTAGTGACTGTACTCCCCTGTAGAATCTCTTTAACTCTTTTATTAGCATTTCAGATGAAGTAACTCCTGTACTTGTGTACGTCACGGGTAATTAAAGTGGAAGGTGTGGCATGTATAAAACACATGTTTTCATGATGTTGCTGTTTCAGGGGCCGATGTGTGATCTATTGTGGTCAGATCCTGATGATCGTGGTGGTTGGGGAATCTCTCCTCGAGGTGCTGGATACACCTTTGGACAAGACATCTCTGAAACCTTCAATCACGCTAATGGCCTCACGCTGGTGTCACGCGCTCATCAGCTCGTCATGGAGGTAAAAGCCACAGTTCAATTCAGCCATCTGCTATTTAGTGGAATATATCAAAATAGATGAATACTGagcataaaagtaaaacaattttatttatttttttcagggatACAACTGGTGTCATGATAGGAATGTCGTCACAATCTTCAGTGCGCCAAACTACTGCTATCGCTGTGGCAACCAGGCTGCCATTATGGAACTCGATGATACTCTTAAATATTCATTGTAAGTTACTGTTATCTTGAtcatgaatagtgaatttctagagcctttgttttttattaattttgcattgatattattttcatgacaattaagcatattgAAAAAATTTTTGCCGTTATGCAAAAAAAGCTTCTGATAAtagtttaaattgtaaaaatcgccatattacagaaatgagaatttgagggtttaaatgtaaaataatgtcacaatgtaaacaatCTTTACGATTTTGTGATGAAATATGACCCGATGAAAGTTTTGCCCTTTAAGATCATTTGGACAAACAGTAATCTGTATGTGAAGACATTTTGTAAGCATTGCATTTTTGTTTCCCAGCCTTCAGTTTGATCCAGCCCCTCGACGCGGAGAGCCCCATGTCACCCGCCGCACACCCGACTACTTCCTGTAAATGAGCACTGGCCTGCCCTGAAACACCTCTACAGTTTACAACAAATCCAAACATGTATACATCTATTCAtcaagtgtgtgtatataatggGGGATGTGACACGAAAACACTAACACGGACCAAATGTGCCATACAAGCATTTAATGCATAAATCCAATCGCTCTGTCTCAGTAATGCTACAAAGTGTCTCGTTTTAGCCTATAGTGCAATTGCCTGCTGTACACGATGAATAGAAATGTTCCATTCGTTCTTGAATTGTAAGTTACTCTGAGTATAAAAACCAACATAAGTGATGACTATCTCTCTCACAGAAATACGTACTTTAAGTTGGCAGTGCCTGGCATGTCTAATACAGTAACATTTTATACAAGTGCACAAGCTTAAACTCTTTCCTGTCTCTTcaccaataaacaaacaaacaaaataatcctATAGGAAAGGTATGTTAAAGTGAAGAAGACTCTTTCGTCGTGGGAGTGAACACACCTGAGTGTGTATGTGGACTGTATCTGACTGTATTAGACTCTTGTCTAATCTAAACGTTTACTGTCTTTTGTGTATTTGTTAATAAGTGATAGCCTCTTCTTTGGTGGATTTGAACTAATAAAGTACTTTTAATCACAAGCTACTCCAAAACCATGGGCTGGTTGTGCTTTTATTTCAAATTGCTTTAGTGTCCTTACAGACTAGATTCACCAACTAAAATCAACCTGAAACTGCATTTGCAATCCAGAGTGAAACAGATCTTcaatgagaaaaagagaaaaagtagGGTGATACTTTGTCTATCTGAAAGTGATTGGATtggtgaaaagtgggcattccatGCTAAAAATGGGCGAACCCCCCCTTCAGGTTGTTCATGCCGCCACCGGCAAGATGCTGCCCATATTGtctatgcctaaatccgccactgcaaaTGTAAAGGTGTTAGTGTGGACATCAACACTCATCAGTTTCATAGCAtcttcattttccaaagtatgtggtattGCAGAGCATTCTTGAACTGCTCctttttcagtggaggaaaatgccattatagtgtggatgagaggcttaAACGTAGTGAAATTGgagtggatgtggccttaaaggaatgttccgggttcaatacaagttgagctaaattgacagcatttgtggcataaagattaccacaaaaattaatttagactcgttcctcttctttaaaaaaaaaacaaaaaaaaagcaaaaatcaaggtttcagtgagacactggaagtgaatggggacaattttttggGTTTAAACAGATATGTGaagtttataaaagcacttacattaattcttctgttaaaacttgtgcattatttgagctgtaaaagtttttagggtttgttggcattacatcgtcatggtaacgaagttgtaaaattggctataactacacaaagattttgtcacactaaaatcatgtttacactcatatcctttgtcttgtggctatacttttgaaaaagtgagtattttaacatgaaaaaattggcccccattcacttacactgtaagtGCTCATAGCACtggaacctcaatttttgcttttttttttttaaagaaaaggaggaatgagtcaaaattaatgtttgtggcaatcaacattatttcacaaatgctgttgattgagcttaacttgtattgagcccggaatatCCTTTAAGACATAATTGCCATGACTCTACATAAAATGTTTCATTAGgggttttaaagggttagttctcccaaaaaagaaaattctctcatcatttatcaccctcatgccattccagatgtgtatgactttcttctgcagaacgctaATATTTCATAcggggggtaacctcctcgtggtctcgattagtggttctcactcataatggggcatgtggtaagttagAGAAAAAAGGGgatcaaatttaaaagaaaaaaaaaagaataaaatatgtaaataaaatgtcaGTGCATACTTTTATTTTAACTCCATTAAGTTTTTCTATTACAACTCCTCTAACACATCAATCAAATGTATAATAGCACAAGAAATAACCAGTTTCTAAGAAGAATAAGACATCAGCCAGGGGTTAAAAAAGTTATATAAAGTTTATTATAATAATCAGAGGCTTTTATAAACCACAGAGACAAAGGGTTGTCACAGCTTTTTGTTTACAGAGCCAGCGTGTGTTTGCAGGTACAGCTGGTTTAATTTATGTTGCACTTGTGAACCTTGTGAAGAATTATGATGTATGGTCCAGTTCCAGTTTAAGAGCAAAGTGTCTCACCAGTTGAAACTTTACACATTAGTTTCAAAGGACCCTTTAAAGCAGTTTGGAACAACCCTACGACATGATATcattctcccttcgaagtgcccttttAACAGAGCCAGAAATTAAGGAGGGCCCAAAATtctaaatgtgggggcaaaaaatgctctcgtaatgaattattgtttttttatttgtaacatctgatataattcttaatattctattacagTCCAAGTTAtggaaaaaaaagttaatttaattattaGGCTAAGATGCAATAAATTCACAATTTTGAGATATTAGAATGGCTGCATTACCTACACAACAGAAGcctaaaacaatgtttttttttttttttcaataagtaAAATCAGCTGACAACATATGGACTAATCAAAAGTCAAATAAgtcatatataatattatacagtatatatatatagtgcattcagaccccttcattttttcacattttgttatgttgcagccttatgcaacataacatttaaaatgctttaaattatttcttttcacatcaatctacactccatacccaagaacgacaaagcaaaaaccagatttttttataactttgcaaatgtattaaaaagaaaaaactgaaatattacattgacataagtattcagaccctttgctatgacacttgaaatttagctcaggtgcatcccatttctctggatcatctttgagatgtttctacactttgactggagtccacctgtggcaaattcaattgattggacatgatttagaaaggcacacacctgtctatataagatctcacagctgaaaatgcatatcagagcaaaaaccaagccatgaggtcaaaggaactgcctgcagagctcagagctAAGATCTGGGgaaagctacaaaaaaaaaaaaaaaatgtggctgcACTgcaggttcccaagagcacagtggcctccataattcttaaatggatgaagtttggaacaaccaggactcttcctagagttggccgcccggccaaactgagcaatcgggggagaagggccatagtaagagaggtgaccaagagcccgatggtcactctggttgagctccagagatcatgtgtggagatgggagaaacttgcagaaggacaaccatcactacaacactccaccgatcagggctttatggcagaatggccagacggaagcctctcctcagttcAAGACatgaaaaagcacctaaaggactctcagactgtgagaaacaagattctctagtctgatgaaacgaagattgaactgtttggcttcaattccaagcgtcatgtctggaggaaaccaggcaccactcatcacctgcacaatatcatcacaacggtgaagcatggtggtggaagaATCATTCTGTGGGGGAgattttcagtggcagggactggggtactggtcagggttgaatgaaagctgaatgcagcaaaatacagagatttccttaatgaaaacctggtccagagcactcaggacctcagactgggtggaaggttcaccttccaacaagacaatgaccctagcacacagtcaagacaacgcaagagtggcttagggacaactctgtgaatgtccttgagtggcccagccagagcccggacttgaacccaatcaaacatctctggagagacctaaaaatggctgtccaccgacggtccccatccaacctgccagagcttgagaggatctgcagagaagaatggcagatccccaaatccaggtgtgcaaagcttatgACATCATaccaaaaaagacttgaggctgtaatcgctgccaaaggtgcttcaactaagtactgagttaaaggtctgaatacttatgtcaatgtgatatttcagtttttttctttttaataaatttgcaaagttatcaaaaatctgtttttttctttgtcattatggggtatggagtgtagattgatgtgaaaaataaaagcattttagcataaggctgcaacataacaaaatatgaaaaaacttaaggtgtctgaatactttctgaatgcactgtatacaccgatcagcca belongs to Myxocyprinus asiaticus isolate MX2 ecotype Aquarium Trade chromosome 43, UBuf_Myxa_2, whole genome shotgun sequence and includes:
- the LOC127433378 gene encoding uncharacterized protein LOC127433378 isoform X3, yielding MELFRIGGKSPDTNYLFMGDYVDRGYYSVETVSLLVALKVRYPERITILRGNHESRQITQVYGFYDECLRKYGNANVWKYFTDLFDYLPLTALVDGQIFCLHGGLSPSIDTLDHIRALDRLQEVPHEVRTAKSHIQTSAIMHCFVVRSHQNTLISHNIKTTERGRCVIYCGQILMIVVVGESLLEVLDTPLDKTSLKPSITLMASRWCHALISSSWRDTTGVMIGMSSQSSVRQTTAIAVATRLPLWNSMILLNIHSFSLIQPLDAESPMSPAAHPTTSCK
- the LOC127433378 gene encoding uncharacterized protein LOC127433378 isoform X4, which gives rise to MDDKVFTKELDQWVEQLNECKQLTENQVRTLCEKVRYPERITILRGNHESRQITQVYGFYDECLRKYGNANVWKYFTDLFDYLPLTALVDGQIFCLHGGLSPSIDTLDHIRALDRLQEVPHEVRTAKSHIQTSAIMHCFVVRSHQNTLISHNIKTTERGRCVIYCGQILMIVVVGESLLEVLDTPLDKTSLKPSITLMASRWCHALISSSWRDTTGVMIGMSSQSSVRQTTAIAVATRLPLWNSMILLNIHSFSLIQPLDAESPMSPAAHPTTSCK